In Brachypodium distachyon strain Bd21 chromosome 5, Brachypodium_distachyon_v3.0, whole genome shotgun sequence, the genomic window tgcatttaAAACATACTTCAGAGGAATTATCGTTTTGAGGTAAGTTGACTAACTTATCATTGAGATCAAGATTCACAGATTTGAGATCTACATAAGAGTTCTTCAGATTATCATGCTCGAGTTTGATCGAAACATAGTTAAGACTAATCTCAGCATGaactttcttcagatccttatGAGACTCTTCCATGGCTCGAAACTTAGACTTGAGTCTTTTGAGTTCATTAGCCATATtagtgttcttcttgatctcagTGATAAGCAAgtcttcttgcttctcaacAATGAACTGAAGTTTTTCATATGTCATGGGTTCAGATTTTTCATTACcagtttcatcattatcacTGGAATTCACTTCAACTTCACTATGAGATGATACCTTAGAGGATTTTGCCATGAAGCATGATGGTGAGTTGCAATCGTCTCTGGAGGcatcttcagatgatgaaTCTGCAGAGTCACACAGTGAAGTCTTCTCTCTGGCAGATGAAATAGCTATGGCCAATCCGGCGACGCCGTCTTCAGACTTAGAATCAGATGATTCTTCAGCCGATGAAGAATCTGAGTTCCATTCACCAACATGTGCTCTAGAGTAAtacttccccttcttcttgtgtGCAGAGTCCTTATTCtaatccttcttcttgtgacgGTCATGGCTCTTCTTGTGAGAATGTTTCTTGaatcccttcttctccttgtcttcatcaGCTTTTTCGGGACATTCAACGATGAAGTGTCATTTCTTACCATAGTTGAAGCAAGCTCTTTTGGCCATATCAGATTTTTTCTGATGAGCAGATTTCTGATATTTGGAGGAGCTGGATTCACCTTGAAGCTTCTGTTTGTTTCCAAACTTTCTTCCAAACTTCTTATTGAACCTCTTCACAAATAGAGCAAGCTCATCACTGGAGTTGGATTCTTCATCAGACGAAGATGAGTCTTCAAATTCTCCACTGGAGCTAACGATCTTCCTGGATGATTTTTGGCCTTGAGTGCAATGTTCTTCTTCGAACTGGATCCAGGACCATGGATcatcttatttttttcttcctgaTCAAGCTCATAGGACACAATTCTTCCAAGCACTCAGGTAGGGGTTAACTCTTTGAAGTCTGGCCGATGCTTGATCAATTCACAGACAGTGGTGTACTCCATGGGAAGAGCTCGAAGAAAtcttctgttttgcatcaagtCAGTGATATTGTGATCATCAAGAGTATTCAGCTCATTCACAATGGTGCTCATGCGATCATAGAGTGAAGAAACAGTCTCATTGGGCTCAAGCACAAGTCTGTCAAACTGACTGATGAGGCGAGTAACTCTAGAATCTATAATAGTGGTTGTCCCTTCATGGACTTCAGTGAGAAGATCTCAAATCTTCTTGGCATCAACCAGGTTACTGATCTTGTTAAACTCAGCATCACTGACAGttgagaagatgatatcaCAGGCTTTGGTGTTCGCTTGATACTTCAGATAAATAGCATCATAACCAAAGATGGGTCCCTGAGGAACAACATAACCATTTGTGATTGCTTCCCAAGCACAAGGGTCAGTAGATATGATGTGagctgttgggaatatgccctagaggcaatcatgtatgatgtaattcccaatgtattcataaatattactaagttgtccttgtttgaacatctgatatgtatcattgaatatgtgatttgattgtggaactaggtattcatgttgttcatactaaattgtccttagtcatttaggttgtgctggacacataatctagactaatgtgaaagttggctgatgactcggttccacttgtcatgcgcatggtgatgtcattccagcttacacggactcggctaaagagtttagcgagtcggactgacccatattgagatgcaacgagtaggtcgtcatttgcatgtctcaatcaatgtaatccttagacctgtggttatcgcacaatccgagttgtggatcaccaacttaggttctgtcaaacgttgttccgtaacatggcagttataaaggcagagttcgggttgactgagaatcaagctgtgtgatgtggataaccaagatgggattttgcccctccgactggagagatattctctgggccctctcgagtgatatgattcgggaagcatggccatgcgcgacttggttaactgttaaccgggtcgatcgactaagagttagtcggatgaatcgtatatcacggatcgagaagagagttgaactattaaaggccgagtttgtcttttcttaagaTTTGGGGCTGTGAAGCATTCGTCAAGCGACTTCAGTCGGACAAGCTCACGGCCAAGTCGGATAAGTGTATTTTCGTGGggtatccaagggaaaccttagggtactacttctacaaccgagaagagggcaaagtgtttgtcgctcggaacggtgtcttccttgagaaagagtttctcagtcgggGAGTCAGTGGGAGCacagtgcaactcgaagaaatTTTGGAGGAACCTGCTAGAGGCGAGTCGGCTACAGTCTTGGAGGCTGAGCCGGTCGTGGTATCTATGCCGGCAAAAGCACCAGAACCACGGAGATCTGCTAGATTGCAAAGTGCTCGTGAAGTATTACTGTTAGACAGTGATGAGCCGACAAATTATTCGGAAGCGATGGTGGGATCTGATTCTGAGTCATGGCTTGGAGCCATGAGATCTGagttaaagtccatggatgaaaatcaagtttggaccTTGGTTGATCTGCCAGACGGTGCAAGACCCGTCGAGAGCAAATGGGtctttaagaagaaaactgacatggatggaaatgtttctGTCTATAAAGCACGGCTTGTCGCGAAGGGGTTCCGAcaggttcaaggagttgactacgacgagaccttctcgcccgtagcgatgcttaaGTCGGTTCGGATCATGTTAGCTATAGCAGCCTATTTCGACTATGAGatatggcagatggatgtcaagacggctttcctcaatggaaatttaactgaggacgtgtatatgatacagcccgaaggttttgtcgatccggcTAACGCTGccaaggtatgcaaacttcagaaatccatttatggactgaagcaagcatctcggagttggaacattcgctttgatgaggtagtcaaatcgtttggcttcatcaagagcgatcatgattcttgtttgtacaagaagtttagtgggagcaaagtaaattttctaatcttatatgtggacgacatattattgatgggAAATAATGTCCTAATGttgcaagaaaccaaagaatcattggaaaggagtttcgcaatgaaagatttgggtgaggcaacttacatactgggaatcaggatctatagagatagatctaggcggctcattggattgagtcaaagtacatatttggacaaagtgttgaagaaattcaacatggaATCGTCTAAGAAGGGATTCTTACCGATGTCCCATGGTGTAAAGCTTagcaagactcagtgtccttcgacaactgatgagcgaaatcggatgagtgcgatcccgtatgcttcggcagtcggatccatcatgtatgccatgatttgtactaggcctgatgtttcctatgctctaagtgcaACAAGCAGATACCAGGCTGACCCTGGCGAAAGCCACTGGGTAGCAGTTAAAAacatccttaagtacttgagaaggactaaggacatgttcctagtttatggaggtgaggatgaactcagtgtaaagggttacacggATGCGAGTTATCTCACCGACTCAGATGATTGTCGTTCGCAATCTGGATATGTGTTCGTGATGAACGGAGGGGCTGTGAGctggaagagttccaagcaagaTACTGTGTCTGCGTCTACAACAGAGGCTGAGTATATTGCTGCCTCAGAGGCAGCAAAGGAAGCCGTTTGGATAAGGAATCTCCTGATTGATCTTGGTGTGGTTCAGGACGCGTCCAATTCATTGGACGtatattgtgacaacaatggtgctatcgcacaagccaaggaacctagacaacaccagaagaacaaacatatactcatgcgttaccacctcattcgccagttcgtcgaacaaggtgatatcaagttatgcaaggtacacatggatgcaaacattgcagatccgttgacaaaggcgctaccacagcctaagcatgaggcgcacatgagaggtatgggcattagatgtctagacatatgatgtcaagatgattgactctagtgcaagtgggagactgttgggaatatgccctagaggcaatcatgtatgatgtaattcccaatgtattcataaatattactaagttgtccttgtttgaacatctgatatgtatcattgaatatgtgatttgattgtggaactatgtatttatgttgttcatactaaattgtccttagtcatttaggttgtgctggacacataacctagactaatgtgaaagttggctgatgactcggttccacttgtcatgcgcatggtgatgtcattccagcttacacggactcggctaaagagtttagcgagtcggactgacccatattgagatgcaacgagtaggtcgtcatttgcatgtctcaatcaatgtaatccttagacctgtggttatcgcacaatccgagttgtggatcaccaacttaggttctgtcaaacgttgttccgtaacaggacagttataaaggcagagttcgggttgactgagaatcaagctgtgtgatgtggataaccaagatgggattttgcccctccgactggagagatattctctgggccctctcgagtgatatgattcgggaagcatggccatgcgcgacttggttaactgttaaccgggtcgatcgactaagagttagtcggatgaatcgtatatcacggatcgagaagagagttgaactattaaagggatgatgattaatcgcctatagttcgacaagatatatcgtgaggcaaaagggactaagacgtatgtcacattggaaggtacgtcgtcatgactcgatggtacttgggagtcggcacgttctgctaggagccgctaccaattgatcgattgtgagtcggactccaatcgtgtccaagtcgccatgagcctgcggggtcacacacttaagagcgggagcaagtatttggtcgggttgcacccgaactggaattgggctgacaatgcgagttggactcgcagggtggatgggccacaagacttggagcccacttccactcgatatataagcaggggcgtgggatgcctaaggggcacggtttttccactctcatgcgttgagaaccctagcccgattcagttcaaccgtcgcaccggacctagcagtccgccgccggagctcctcctcacacgtgtggataccagcagaggtgctgtacgttcagcacttcgacgatcgcgggattggatcggctggatcggatcgagggactgcactgcatcaaggcgccgcatcaataatccgcaactgcgcgtctagtggtaatcctcgtggccttctacctcggctagattttgggagttcgcgtaggaaaagtttttgtttatctctacgcgccccttcgtGAGCTTTAATtcaatttttccaaaaagcatAATTGGTACTGCTAAGAACAGGTAACTTCCCTTCCTTAGACATACTTCTTTCTcaggtggttaaaccaaaacaaagaGACCTTGCTCTAATaccaagtgaaagatcgagtacgtcacagaggggggtggatgtgaccagttttaagttttctttaaaaatgaagactgaagacagtcacaaGGGTTCAACATCAGAGATTTTACTTAGCAAttttagagtagcagcggaatgaaaaaagatgaacaagtaAAGCAGTAGCAGCGAAGACAAGAACAGTAAGAAGAAAAGTACTTCAACAGAAAGTATAAGATTGACGAACGATATCACCAAAACACAAAGACACAAGGAATTTGTTTTCCGAAATttagattgttggcacaatcctacgtctccgttgagggtgctgagtcacacaagactcgcgaacacacaagtccacccaatcctcctgagctaagaccaaaATCttgcccagttactcgtggtagatcttgaggtgatctccggaccttcacagactggttgatggcgaatcacaagcttcgattgctcctcaacactgactcctagccgtctaggtgatgccaatcaccaagagtaacaagtttCAAGTGCTCAGCTAGAGAGGGGAttccattcttcacgctcagttcaacTCTAAATGTTTTATCaagtgttcttcaaaacaactctctggggatcaccaccgaacccgttcggggtgggtcgtcttatatagccttggccatgGCCGAtatagccgttgtgacccgttggataaagtgatccctaagactccagctcacactttatctctttgCCTCAACGGTTGGATTACGTGGTCAAAACGTAAAGCGACAAagtttttcaaacacatttgaaatcagagtgaagacttcacgcggaaatttctgtgaagcctgaaatgcttcattcttcactccgacgaaaaacacacacatagaAAATGTTTTTCGCTTAAgttgaacatgaagaataggtttcacctgaaccagctccacacttcaacccctcttaatagtacggcgttcctatactcaagtgaaggaaaaagctacggaaagacctataAAGAAAGTTACGCTTCACATTTTCATTGTTCAttactgagttcttcatacttcaagccaatacatgtacttcaatttttaggagTCGTCGATGCTagttaaaccaactcttccgAGGAACTACACCTAAAACACTtagtgtaactcattagtttctcaaccatgttgtcatcattcatcaaaacccatacaggggcaaggttttcCTTTCAAACGGAATACCTCGATTGCATAACTGTTCCCCATCAGAATTAACAACCACGGTTTCAGCATCAGACGGTTCGTTTGGAACATCGTGTACCCCTCTGATGTCATCAGGATCTTTGACCTTTTTAGTTGCTTGAGAATCAACAGCAGCATCGGCAACAATCGCTTCACAATTTTTATTGCAGTTTTGAACACAGCCGGAAAATGCAGCCATGTTTTCATTAACAATGGGGGACAGTTCTTTCCCACTTGAAGTAGACCTTTGAAGCTTATAACTAGCATCTCTAATACACTCAAGCACAGCTATAGAAAACTGTCCCGCTGCATTCATGACATCGGGTCCAAGTGTAATTTCAGATCTTTCAAACAGATGGCATATATCTTGTACCACCTTggaacacaaaaaataaaatactatAGATCAGCCGTTGACggaataaaaaatatatgatgGCTACATGAACTTAGAATAAA contains:
- the LOC112269229 gene encoding uncharacterized protein LOC112269229 is translated as MSDIDAGCNDDGFSSDSNSKFCDFVPSNCHGAANAGGPAAADAAGYSSGDETDTDLIIDNISTLVRDLSRTSYASASTSTFASSYLAEFKCLLESLFRNSLHDKVVQDICHLFERSEITLGPDVMNAAGQFSIAVLECIRDASYKLQRSTSSGKELSPIVNENMAAFSGCVQNCNKNCEAIVADAAVDSQATKKVKDPDDIRGVHDVPNEPSDAETVVVNSDGEQLCNRGIPFERKTLPLYGF